In Sphingobium amiense, a genomic segment contains:
- a CDS encoding pyridoxal phosphate-dependent aminotransferase: MTMMLNKEAREDLMDRGYSRRQLAEITALVGAGVAASSLLPAAALAQQQAGRGIKGAVRIGANECWTGPFPSGVQAAAEAASFGNWYDPDNYRGDLIKTVASVEGIAEEQIVPWPGSGGPLVSIVAAYCSPTKGLVTADPTFESAWRTADYLKAPIAKAPQAIGKGHDVKAMLAANPNAGLYYICTPNNPTGTITPLADIQWLLDNKPADAMLLVDEAYLHFSEAPSAASLIGNRKDIIVMRTFSKLFGMAGVRLGLTFADPEVQKRIMLFGPAAGGLAITAMHCGNAVYKEAALIKARRAEMIGNREETIAWLTKKGISVQPGSQANMFMVDWKKPAKDMQAALLAAPEKVQIGRNWAIWPTVSRVTVGSADDMAKFRAAVDRVYKA, from the coding sequence ATGACCATGATGCTGAACAAGGAAGCCAGAGAAGACCTGATGGACCGCGGCTATTCGCGCCGCCAGTTGGCCGAAATCACCGCGCTGGTCGGCGCGGGCGTCGCCGCCAGTTCGCTCCTCCCCGCCGCGGCGCTGGCGCAGCAGCAGGCCGGGCGCGGCATCAAGGGCGCGGTGCGCATCGGTGCGAACGAATGCTGGACCGGCCCCTTCCCCTCGGGCGTTCAGGCCGCCGCCGAAGCCGCATCCTTCGGCAACTGGTATGACCCGGACAATTATCGCGGCGACCTTATCAAGACCGTCGCGTCGGTCGAGGGCATTGCCGAAGAACAGATCGTGCCGTGGCCCGGTTCGGGCGGCCCGCTGGTCAGCATCGTCGCGGCCTACTGCTCGCCGACCAAGGGTCTCGTCACCGCCGACCCGACCTTCGAATCCGCATGGCGCACCGCCGACTATCTGAAAGCCCCCATCGCCAAGGCGCCGCAGGCCATCGGCAAGGGCCATGACGTGAAGGCGATGCTCGCCGCCAATCCGAACGCGGGCCTCTATTATATCTGCACCCCCAACAACCCGACCGGCACGATCACGCCGCTCGCCGACATCCAGTGGCTGCTCGACAACAAGCCCGCCGACGCGATGCTGCTGGTCGACGAAGCCTATCTCCACTTCTCGGAAGCGCCCAGCGCCGCCAGCCTGATCGGCAACCGCAAGGACATCATCGTCATGCGGACCTTCTCCAAGCTGTTCGGCATGGCGGGTGTCCGCCTCGGCCTCACCTTCGCCGATCCCGAAGTGCAGAAGCGCATCATGCTGTTCGGCCCGGCAGCCGGCGGCCTCGCCATCACGGCGATGCACTGCGGCAACGCGGTCTACAAGGAAGCCGCCCTCATCAAGGCGCGCCGCGCGGAAATGATCGGCAACCGCGAGGAAACGATCGCCTGGCTCACGAAGAAGGGCATTTCGGTCCAGCCGGGCAGCCAGGCCAACATGTTCATGGTCGACTGGAAAAAGCCCGCCAAGGACATGCAGGCCGCTCTGCTCGCCGCTCCCGAAAAGGTGCAGATCGGCCGCAACTGGGCGATCTGGCCCACCGTCTCGCGCGTGACCGTGGGTTCGGCGGACGATATGGCGAAGTTCCGCGCCGCCGTGGACAGGGTCTACAAGGCGTAA
- a CDS encoding type II toxin-antitoxin system CcdA family antitoxin has translation MNEQTRPPRRATNISLDTALLAEAKALGVNISRACEKGLADQIRISRAQRWREENRDALASSNAHVEREGLPLSRHRAF, from the coding sequence ATGAACGAGCAGACGCGGCCCCCGCGCAGGGCGACCAATATATCGCTGGACACAGCGCTGCTGGCCGAGGCGAAGGCGCTGGGCGTCAACATCTCACGCGCCTGTGAAAAAGGGCTGGCGGATCAGATCCGCATTTCCCGCGCGCAGCGGTGGCGGGAGGAAAACCGCGATGCGCTGGCGTCGTCCAATGCGCATGTCGAGCGGGAAGGGCTGCCGCTTTCGCGCCATCGCGCTTTCTAA
- a CDS encoding CcdB family protein, whose translation MAKFDLYRAKDGDLYLLDCQADLLGDLNSRFVVPLMPQDQAPKAAARLNPVFDIAGEALVMVTQFAATVPLRELGAPLMSLQAHEREIGNALDMLICGF comes from the coding sequence ATGGCGAAGTTCGACCTGTATCGCGCCAAGGATGGCGATCTCTATCTGCTCGACTGTCAGGCCGACCTGCTGGGCGACCTCAACAGCCGGTTCGTCGTGCCGCTGATGCCGCAGGATCAGGCGCCCAAAGCTGCGGCCCGTCTCAATCCGGTCTTCGATATAGCGGGCGAAGCGCTTGTCATGGTGACGCAGTTCGCCGCGACCGTGCCGCTGAGGGAGCTGGGCGCGCCGCTGATGTCGTTGCAGGCGCATGAGCGGGAGATCGGCAATGCGCTCGACATGCTGATCTGCGGATTTTGA
- a CDS encoding SDR family oxidoreductase — MQITGNTILITGGGSGIGAALAHEFHAAGNQVIVAGRRQAALDAVVAEHPGMAAMTLDMADAAGIVAFAQEVVAKFPALNAVLLNAGIMVAEKEIELPTAEATVATNLLGPIRLAHALLPHLKAQAASTVLTVSSGLAFVPLAATPTYSATKAAIHSWSLSMREQLRDTSVEVIEIAPPGVQTDLMPGHAENAEMMPLDAFIAETMALLRQQPALPEIHVERVKFLSEATRRGEFDQVFAMLNRQHR, encoded by the coding sequence ATGCAGATCACAGGCAACACCATCCTCATCACCGGCGGCGGATCGGGCATCGGCGCGGCGCTGGCGCATGAATTTCATGCGGCGGGCAATCAGGTCATCGTCGCCGGGCGGCGGCAGGCGGCGCTCGATGCGGTGGTGGCGGAGCATCCCGGCATGGCCGCGATGACGCTCGACATGGCGGACGCAGCGGGGATCGTGGCGTTCGCGCAGGAGGTCGTGGCGAAATTCCCGGCGCTCAATGCCGTGCTGCTGAATGCGGGCATCATGGTGGCGGAGAAGGAGATCGAGCTGCCGACCGCCGAAGCGACGGTCGCGACCAATCTGCTGGGGCCGATCCGGCTCGCCCACGCGCTGCTGCCGCATCTCAAGGCGCAGGCGGCCTCGACCGTCCTGACGGTGTCGTCGGGTCTCGCCTTCGTGCCGCTGGCGGCGACGCCGACCTACAGCGCGACCAAGGCGGCGATCCATAGCTGGTCGCTGTCGATGCGCGAGCAGCTCAGGGATACAAGCGTCGAGGTGATCGAGATCGCGCCGCCGGGCGTGCAGACCGACCTGATGCCGGGCCATGCCGAGAATGCGGAGATGATGCCGCTCGACGCCTTCATCGCCGAGACGATGGCGCTGCTGCGGCAACAGCCTGCGCTGCCGGAAATCCATGTCGAGCGGGTCAAATTCCTGAGCGAGGCGACGCGGCGCGGCGAATTCGATCAGGTGTTCGCCATGCTCAACCGGCAGCACCGCTAA
- a CDS encoding winged helix-turn-helix transcriptional regulator, producing MVKSVSSRFPAPVRADAEAYLAGPEEETTDPRVERLVNELIGRVADKWTLLVLEELEEKGTMRFSDIGRAVDGISQKMLTQTLRQMERDGLLTRTVHPVVPPHVDYALTPLGNSLSAAFCGVWMWAERHREAVEAARAAFDARA from the coding sequence ATGGTCAAATCCGTCAGCAGCCGCTTCCCCGCTCCCGTCCGTGCCGATGCCGAAGCCTATCTGGCCGGGCCGGAGGAGGAGACGACCGACCCGCGCGTCGAGCGGCTCGTCAACGAACTCATCGGCCGCGTCGCGGACAAATGGACGCTGCTCGTGCTGGAGGAACTGGAGGAGAAAGGCACAATGCGCTTCAGCGACATCGGCCGCGCGGTGGACGGCATCAGCCAGAAGATGCTGACCCAGACGCTGCGCCAGATGGAGCGCGACGGCCTGCTCACCCGCACCGTGCACCCGGTGGTGCCGCCCCATGTCGACTATGCGCTGACCCCGCTCGGCAACAGCCTCAGCGCCGCCTTCTGCGGCGTGTGGATGTGGGCGGAGCGGCACCGCGAAGCCGTGGAGGCCGCGCGCGCCGCCTTCGACGCGCGCGCCTGA
- a CDS encoding VOC family protein → MADLNGKFFWYELMTSDPQGALAFYGDVVGWTSQPFGGGQVEEPYHVVSGSAGGMGGVMAITPQMAECGMRPWWGGYIGSADVDADAARLEAAGGKVMRAPEDIPGVGRFAVMNDPGGATFMLLKGNSPEGMEPAPPMAQGHVGWHELYSGDFDRDLGFYTGQFGWSRGEAMDMGPMGSYQLVSQTGGTDFQSMTGGIMPRPKEVPVPLWLFYFVVGDIDAAAGRVSAGGGQVLNGPMEVPGGGWIVQATDPQGAMFALVGMRSAAA, encoded by the coding sequence ATGGCTGATCTGAACGGCAAATTCTTCTGGTATGAACTGATGACGAGCGATCCGCAGGGCGCGCTCGCTTTCTATGGCGATGTGGTCGGCTGGACATCGCAGCCCTTCGGCGGCGGGCAGGTGGAGGAACCCTATCATGTGGTCTCCGGCAGCGCGGGCGGCATGGGCGGCGTCATGGCGATCACGCCCCAGATGGCGGAGTGCGGGATGCGGCCATGGTGGGGCGGCTATATCGGGTCGGCGGATGTGGACGCCGACGCAGCAAGGCTGGAAGCGGCGGGCGGCAAGGTGATGCGCGCGCCGGAGGACATTCCCGGCGTCGGGCGCTTTGCGGTCATGAACGATCCGGGCGGCGCGACCTTCATGCTGCTGAAAGGCAACAGCCCCGAGGGCATGGAGCCTGCCCCGCCGATGGCGCAGGGGCATGTCGGCTGGCACGAGCTTTACAGCGGCGATTTCGACCGCGACCTTGGCTTCTACACCGGGCAGTTCGGCTGGAGCCGGGGCGAGGCGATGGATATGGGGCCGATGGGCAGCTACCAGCTCGTATCACAGACGGGCGGGACCGATTTCCAGAGCATGACCGGCGGCATCATGCCGCGCCCCAAGGAAGTGCCGGTGCCGCTGTGGCTCTTCTATTTCGTGGTGGGCGACATTGACGCGGCGGCGGGCAGGGTCTCGGCGGGCGGCGGGCAGGTGCTCAACGGACCGATGGAAGTGCCCGGCGGCGGCTGGATCGTCCAGGCGACCGACCCGCAGGGCGCGATGTTCGCGCTGGTGGGCATGCGGAGCGCGGCGGCATGA
- a CDS encoding aspartate kinase, with protein sequence MARIVMKFGGTSMAGMERIRSVAARVRHVVEQGHEVAVVVSAMAGDTDRLVGFCKEASPLYDPAEYDVVVASGEQVTSGLLAMTLKAMGVEARSWLGWQLPIRTTEAHAKARISTIETDALVAAMQSGQVAVIPGFQGMMEDGRVSTLGRGGSDTSAVAVAAAVKADRCDIYTDVDGVYTTDPRIVARARKLDLVTYEEMLELASVGAKVLQTRSVGLAMKEGVVVQVLSSFDDPSQDDLPGTLIVSDEELDAKLKETKMERQLITGIAHDKNEAKIIVTRVPDKPGAVASIFGPLADAAINVDMIIQNDSKDNEETDVTFTVPRADLARSVDILEANKDSIGFRRIITDTEVAKISVVGVGMRSHAGVAATMFKTLADRGINIEAISTSEIKVSVLIDEDETELAVRVLHTAYGLDAPAA encoded by the coding sequence ATGGCGCGTATCGTGATGAAATTCGGCGGCACCTCGATGGCGGGGATGGAGCGAATTCGCAGCGTCGCCGCGCGGGTGCGCCATGTCGTCGAACAGGGGCATGAGGTCGCGGTCGTCGTGTCCGCCATGGCGGGCGACACCGACCGGCTGGTCGGATTCTGCAAGGAAGCATCGCCGCTCTACGATCCGGCGGAATATGATGTCGTGGTCGCCAGCGGCGAGCAGGTGACGAGCGGCCTCCTTGCCATGACGCTCAAGGCGATGGGCGTGGAGGCGCGGAGTTGGCTCGGCTGGCAGTTGCCGATCCGCACGACCGAAGCCCATGCCAAGGCGCGCATCTCCACCATCGAAACCGACGCGCTGGTCGCCGCGATGCAGTCGGGTCAGGTCGCGGTCATCCCCGGATTTCAGGGGATGATGGAGGACGGGCGCGTCTCCACGCTGGGACGTGGGGGGTCGGATACTTCGGCGGTGGCGGTCGCAGCGGCGGTCAAGGCCGACCGGTGCGACATCTATACCGATGTCGACGGCGTCTACACCACCGACCCGCGCATCGTTGCGCGCGCGCGCAAGCTCGACCTCGTGACTTACGAGGAAATGCTGGAACTGGCGTCGGTGGGCGCCAAGGTGCTCCAGACCCGTTCGGTCGGCCTCGCCATGAAGGAAGGCGTGGTCGTGCAGGTGCTTTCCTCCTTCGACGACCCCTCCCAGGACGACCTTCCCGGCACGCTGATCGTGAGCGACGAGGAACTGGACGCCAAGCTCAAGGAAACCAAGATGGAACGGCAACTCATCACCGGCATCGCCCACGACAAGAACGAGGCGAAGATCATCGTCACCCGCGTGCCCGACAAGCCGGGCGCGGTCGCCAGCATCTTCGGCCCGCTGGCGGATGCGGCGATCAATGTCGACATGATCATCCAGAACGACAGCAAGGACAATGAGGAGACCGACGTCACCTTCACCGTCCCGCGCGCCGACCTCGCCCGCAGCGTCGACATCCTCGAAGCGAACAAGGATTCGATCGGCTTCCGCCGCATCATCACCGACACCGAAGTCGCCAAGATCAGCGTCGTGGGCGTTGGCATGCGCAGCCATGCGGGCGTCGCGGCGACGATGTTCAAGACGCTGGCGGACCGCGGCATCAACATCGAGGCGATCTCCACCAGCGAGATCAAGGTTTCGGTGCTGATCGACGAGGACGAGACGGAGCTTGCCGTGCGCGTGCTGCACACGGCCTATGGGCTGGACGCGCCGGCGGCCTGA
- a CDS encoding DUF1428 domain-containing protein, which produces MAYMDGFVIPVPKGNKERYREVAAYAAPIFIEHGALRVVECWADDVKPGKVNDFRTAVIAEEGEDVVFSWIEWPDRATRDAGAEKVMKDERMQPKEGEDMPFAGARLIYGGFEVLLDAKA; this is translated from the coding sequence ATGGCCTATATGGACGGTTTCGTGATCCCGGTGCCCAAGGGCAACAAGGAACGATACAGGGAGGTCGCCGCCTATGCCGCGCCGATCTTCATCGAACATGGCGCGCTGCGCGTCGTGGAATGCTGGGCCGACGATGTGAAGCCGGGCAAGGTCAACGATTTCCGCACCGCCGTGATCGCGGAGGAGGGCGAGGACGTCGTCTTTTCCTGGATCGAGTGGCCCGACAGGGCGACCCGCGACGCCGGCGCGGAAAAAGTCATGAAGGATGAACGGATGCAGCCCAAGGAAGGGGAGGACATGCCTTTCGCGGGCGCCCGCCTCATCTACGGTGGATTCGAAGTGCTGCTGGACGCGAAAGCCTGA
- a CDS encoding winged helix-turn-helix transcriptional regulator, which yields MKSQTRKRAYQDGCAVAHALDIIGDRWAMPIMRELMLGPKRFTDIRAGLPGLSANVLTQRLEELEAASILVRRRLPPPAASQIYELTDWGRESEILFQVLGRWAARSPTMEPGKPMSPVSVILSLRTMIDRSRIGDMNATIGLRFGEEEFLGSFRDGDFHIDRGAAAGADVLIDGDQNALVAIIYGGAPWEGFAGALRVEGDRALAQRFARLFPLPPKAPSTVSGAAG from the coding sequence ATGAAGTCCCAAACCCGCAAACGCGCCTATCAGGATGGCTGCGCCGTCGCGCACGCGCTCGACATCATCGGCGATCGCTGGGCGATGCCGATCATGCGCGAACTGATGCTGGGGCCAAAGCGCTTCACCGATATTCGCGCCGGACTGCCCGGCCTGAGCGCCAATGTGCTGACGCAGCGGCTGGAGGAGCTGGAGGCGGCGAGCATCCTCGTGCGCCGCCGCCTGCCCCCGCCCGCCGCCAGCCAGATTTACGAGCTGACCGACTGGGGCCGCGAATCGGAAATCCTGTTTCAGGTGCTGGGCCGCTGGGCCGCGCGATCCCCCACGATGGAGCCGGGCAAGCCGATGAGTCCCGTCTCGGTGATCCTGTCGCTGCGCACGATGATCGACCGCAGCCGCATCGGCGACATGAACGCCACCATCGGCCTGCGCTTCGGCGAGGAAGAGTTTCTGGGCAGCTTCCGCGACGGCGATTTCCATATCGACCGGGGCGCGGCGGCGGGCGCGGACGTGCTGATCGACGGCGACCAGAATGCGCTGGTCGCCATCATCTATGGCGGCGCGCCGTGGGAGGGCTTTGCGGGCGCGCTGCGGGTCGAGGGGGACAGGGCGCTGGCGCAGCGGTTCGCGCGCCTCTTCCCCCTGCCCCCCAAAGCGCCCTCTACCGTTAGCGGTGCTGCCGGTTGA
- a CDS encoding VOC family protein, which yields MSDAIVPCLWFDGQALEAARFYVSVFGGSVDHVSHYPADAGAPGERVLLVEFTLRGQSYQALNGGPHFQFNEAVSLSVACEDQAELDRLFDALTADGGADGPCGWVKDRYGLSWQLVTRGIMANYRSGDAAGIARMMQVMMTMRKLDTVAMQAAFEGEAA from the coding sequence ATGAGCGACGCCATCGTCCCGTGCCTCTGGTTCGACGGGCAGGCGCTGGAGGCGGCGCGCTTCTACGTCTCCGTCTTCGGCGGATCGGTGGATCATGTGAGCCATTATCCCGCCGATGCGGGCGCGCCGGGCGAGCGGGTGCTGCTGGTCGAGTTCACGCTGCGCGGCCAGAGCTATCAGGCGCTGAACGGCGGGCCGCACTTCCAGTTCAACGAAGCGGTGTCGCTGTCCGTCGCGTGCGAGGATCAGGCTGAGCTGGACCGGCTGTTCGACGCGCTGACGGCGGACGGCGGGGCGGACGGCCCATGCGGATGGGTGAAGGATCGCTACGGCCTGTCGTGGCAACTGGTGACGCGCGGGATCATGGCCAATTATCGCAGCGGCGACGCCGCCGGGATCGCGCGGATGATGCAGGTGATGATGACGATGCGGAAGCTGGACACGGTGGCCATGCAGGCCGCGTTCGAGGGAGAGGCGGCATGA
- a CDS encoding SRPBCC domain-containing protein, translating into MSGHDLSVSAPVAAPREICWKVWTDLKDQWFCPKPWRAEVIEEDLRPGGRSAIRMFGPDGEDTGPMEGIVLEAVPGERVVTTDAYAAGWVPQTPFLTIVWTFAPEGEGTRVTATARHWDADAMQRHLDMGFHPGWDQMLAQFVALCEESAASA; encoded by the coding sequence ATGAGCGGGCACGATCTGTCGGTAAGCGCGCCGGTCGCTGCGCCGCGCGAAATCTGCTGGAAGGTGTGGACCGACCTCAAAGACCAGTGGTTCTGCCCGAAACCGTGGCGGGCGGAGGTGATCGAGGAGGATCTGCGGCCCGGCGGGCGCAGCGCGATCCGGATGTTCGGTCCCGATGGCGAGGACACCGGGCCGATGGAAGGGATCGTGCTGGAGGCCGTGCCGGGCGAACGGGTCGTGACGACGGACGCCTATGCGGCGGGATGGGTGCCGCAGACGCCGTTTCTCACGATCGTCTGGACCTTCGCGCCGGAGGGTGAGGGGACGCGCGTCACAGCGACGGCGCGGCACTGGGACGCCGATGCGATGCAGCGGCATCTCGACATGGGGTTTCATCCCGGCTGGGACCAGATGCTCGCCCAGTTCGTCGCATTGTGCGAGGAATCGGCGGCGAGCGCATGA
- a CDS encoding NAD(P)H-dependent flavin oxidoreductase has product MTHARLSSLMARGAEFLGCETAILCGAMSWVSERNLVSAISNAGGFGVIACGAMTPELLDAEIAATKTLTDRPFGVNLITMHPQLFDLIDVCARHDVGHVVLAGGLPPKGSIEAIKAKGAKLICFAPALALAKKLARSGVDALVVEGMEAGGHIGPVSTSVLAQEILPEMAEQLPVFVAGGIGRGEAIAAYLEMGAAGVQLGTRFACATESIAHPAFKKAFFRASARDAIASVQIDPRLPVIPVRALKNAGTESFTAKQREVANLLDSGTIEMMEAQLQIEHYWAGALRRAVIDGDVEGGSLMAGQSVGMVTKEEPVAAIIAQLLDEAAQALERRAA; this is encoded by the coding sequence ATGACCCACGCCCGACTTTCCTCCCTCATGGCGCGCGGCGCCGAGTTTCTCGGGTGCGAGACGGCGATCCTGTGCGGGGCGATGAGCTGGGTGAGCGAGCGCAATCTCGTTTCGGCGATCTCGAACGCGGGCGGGTTCGGCGTGATCGCGTGCGGGGCGATGACGCCCGAGCTGCTCGACGCGGAGATCGCGGCGACGAAGACGCTGACGGACCGGCCCTTCGGCGTCAACCTCATCACCATGCATCCGCAGCTTTTCGACCTGATCGACGTGTGCGCGCGGCACGATGTGGGGCATGTCGTGCTGGCGGGCGGGCTGCCGCCCAAGGGCAGCATCGAGGCGATCAAGGCGAAAGGCGCGAAGCTGATCTGCTTCGCCCCGGCACTGGCGCTGGCGAAGAAGCTGGCGCGGTCGGGCGTCGATGCGCTGGTGGTCGAGGGGATGGAAGCGGGCGGCCATATCGGCCCGGTGTCGACCAGCGTTCTGGCGCAGGAAATCCTGCCCGAGATGGCGGAGCAGCTTCCCGTGTTCGTCGCGGGCGGGATCGGCCGGGGCGAGGCGATCGCCGCCTATCTGGAGATGGGTGCGGCGGGCGTGCAGCTTGGCACGCGCTTCGCCTGCGCGACCGAGAGCATCGCGCATCCGGCGTTCAAGAAGGCGTTTTTCCGCGCGTCGGCCCGCGACGCCATCGCCAGCGTCCAGATTGACCCGCGCCTGCCGGTGATCCCCGTGCGCGCGCTCAAAAATGCGGGGACGGAGAGCTTCACCGCCAAGCAGCGGGAAGTCGCCAATCTGCTCGACAGCGGGACCATCGAGATGATGGAAGCGCAGCTTCAGATCGAGCATTATTGGGCAGGGGCGCTGCGCCGCGCGGTGATCGACGGGGATGTCGAGGGCGGATCGCTGATGGCCGGGCAGTCGGTCGGTATGGTGACGAAGGAGGAGCCGGTCGCCGCGATCATCGCGCAGCTTCTGGACGAGGCCGCGCAGGCGCTGGAGCGGCGAGCCGCCTGA
- the ubiG gene encoding bifunctional 2-polyprenyl-6-hydroxyphenol methylase/3-demethylubiquinol 3-O-methyltransferase UbiG, protein MTDSTATIDPREAAHFGEMAADWWNPDGSSAMLHRLNPVRLRYIRAAIDAHWPGRERSFRPLEGKRALDVGCGAGLLTEPLARLGAQATGLDAAPENIAAAKAHATGQNLAIDYRATPVEQLAESGFDLVTSMEVIEHVADPAAFVAALAGKLAPGGLLILSTPNRTPLSRLAMITVGESVGGIPKGTHDWGKFLTPEELTALLTDAGLAVTDSSGLSFDPARGFALSQNKAINYLLTARHGAV, encoded by the coding sequence ATGACCGACAGCACCGCCACCATCGACCCCCGCGAAGCAGCCCATTTCGGCGAGATGGCTGCCGACTGGTGGAACCCCGACGGCTCCAGCGCGATGCTGCACAGGCTCAACCCGGTGCGCCTGCGCTACATCCGCGCCGCCATCGACGCGCACTGGCCGGGGCGCGAGCGCAGCTTCCGCCCGCTCGAAGGGAAACGCGCGCTCGATGTCGGCTGCGGCGCCGGTCTCCTCACCGAACCGCTCGCGCGGCTGGGCGCGCAGGCGACCGGCCTCGACGCCGCGCCGGAAAATATCGCCGCGGCAAAGGCCCATGCGACCGGCCAGAACCTCGCCATCGACTATCGCGCGACGCCGGTGGAGCAGCTTGCCGAAAGCGGCTTCGACCTCGTCACCTCGATGGAAGTGATAGAACATGTCGCCGACCCCGCCGCCTTCGTCGCCGCGCTGGCCGGCAAGCTCGCCCCCGGTGGCCTCCTCATCCTCTCCACCCCCAACCGCACGCCTTTGTCGCGCCTCGCGATGATTACCGTGGGCGAAAGCGTCGGCGGCATCCCCAAAGGCACGCACGACTGGGGCAAATTCCTGACCCCCGAGGAACTCACCGCCCTGCTCACCGACGCAGGCCTCGCCGTCACCGACAGCAGCGGCCTCTCCTTCGACCCCGCGCGTGGCTTCGCACTGTCGCAGAACAAGGCGATCAACTACCTGCTGACCGCGCGGCATGGGGCGGTTTAA